From the Simplicispira suum genome, the window CACACCCTCGGCGGCGCCTTCTGGAAGATCAGGCTGGGCGTAGTTCTCGTTCATCAGCGTGACGTAATAGAAGACGTCGCGCTGCTCGGTCACCATCTCGCGCATGCCGGCATCGACGATGACGGCCATTTCGCCCGCATAGGCCGGGTCGTAGGCCTTGCAGTTGGGGATGGTCGCTGCCACCAGGTGGCTGGTACCGTCCTGGTGCTGCAGGCCCTCGCCGCCCAATGTGGTGCGGCCTGAAGTCGCGCCCAGCAAAAAGCCGCGCGCGCGCTGGTCGGCGGCGGCCCAGATGGCGTCCCCCACGCGCTGAAAGCCAAACATGGAGTAGTAGATGTAGAACGGCAGCATGGCCAGGCCGTGCACGCTGTAGCTGGTGGCGGCAGCCGTCCAGCTGGCGATGGCGCCGGCTTCGCTGATGCCCTCCTCCAAAATCTGCCCATCCAGGGCCTCGCGGTAGGCCAGCACCGAGCCGATGTCCTCGGGCGCATAGCGCTGGCCCACACTGCTGTAGATACCGATCTGCTTGAACAGGTTGGCCATGCCAAAGGTGCGCGCCTCGTCGGCCACGATAGGCACGATGCGCGGCCCCAGCGTGGCGTCTTTCAGCAGGCCCGTGAGCATGCGCACAAAGGCCATGGTGGTGCTCATCTCTTTGCCATCGGCCTGCAGGGCGAACTGGGCGTAGCTGGTGATGGGCGGCACGGGCAGTGCCTCGCATGCGGTTTCGCGGCGCGGCAGGTAGCCGCCGAGCTGCTGGCGGTGGCGGCGCAGGTACTGCATCTCTGCGCTGTCTTCCTGGGGTCTGTAGAAGGCCAGGCCCGTGGCCTGCTCGTCGGTGAGTGGCAGGTTGAAGCGGTTGCGAAATTCAATCAGGTCCGCGCCGTCAAGCTTCTTCTGGCTGTGCGTGGTCATCTTGCCCTGCCCGGCCGTACCCATGCCGTAGCCCTTTTTGGTATGGGCGAGGATGACGGTGGGCTGGCCCTTGTGCGCGCTGGCTGCGGCGTAGGCGGCGTGGATTTTCACCAGGTCGTGGCCACCGCGCTTGAGCCGGTCGATCTGCTCGTCCGTCATGCCCTGGGCCAGCGCGGCCAGTTCCGGGTTCTGGCCGAAGAAGTTGTCGCGGTTGAAGCGCCCGTCTTTCGCAGCAAAGGTTTGCATCTGGCCGTCGACCGTGCCCTCCAAAGCGCGCGCCAGGGCGCCTGTGAGGTCGCGGGCAAACAGGCCGTCCCAGTCGCTGCCCCAGACGAGCTTGATGACGTTCCAGCCGGCGCCGGCAAACAAACGCTCCAGCTCGTCGATGATGCGGCCGTTGCCGCGCACCGGGCCGTCGAGCCGCTGCAGGTTGCAGTTGACCACCCAGACGAGGTTGTCCAGCCCTTCGCGCGAAGCCAGGGTGAGCGCGCTGGTGCTCTCGGGCTCGTCCATCTCGCCGTCGCCAAACACGCCCCACACTTTTCGGCCTGCGCAGTCGAGCAGGTTGCGGTGCGTGAGGTAGCGCATGAAGCGCGCGTGGTAGATGCTGCTGATGGGGCCGATGCCCATCGAGCCCGTGGGGAACTGCCAGAAATCCGGCATGAGCCACGGATGCGGGTAGCTCGACAGGCCGTGCGCCCCTGCAGCGGGCGCACTCAACTCCTGGCGGTAGTACATCAAGTCCTGCTCGGAGAGCCCCCCTTCGAGAAACGCCCGCGCATAGACCCCCGGCGCGCTGTGCGGCTGGAAGAACACCAGGTCGCCCCGGTGCTGGCCCGCGCCCAGCCCTTCGCGGGCGCGGAAGAAATGGTTGAAGCCACTTTCAAACAAATCCGCCGCGCTGGCGTAGCTGGCAATGTGGCCGCCCAGCTCGCCATAGGCCTGGTTGGCGCGCACCACCATGGCCAGCGCGTTCCAGCGAATGATGGAGCCGAGCCGCTCTTCGATGGCCAAGTCACCGGGAAACACGCCCTGCTGTTCCACGCCCACCGTGTTCACATAAGGCGTGTTCAGACCGGGCTGCCAACCAACACGCTCGCTTCGCGCCAGGCGCGCGAGCTCTTGCAGCATGTGGCGGGCGCGCTCTGGACCTTGGGTGGCCACCAGGGCCAGAAAGGCATCGCGCCACTCTGCCGTTTCTTCGGGATCGGCATCAAGAGCGTCGGGGGCTTGCAGCATGGCGTGGGGCGTCAGGGCGTTCATGGCTTGGACTCTGGTGTCGTGGGTTGGAAGTGCGTTGAAAAATGAAAAGCGGCGAAATCGTCGTCAGGCCAAGCGCAGACCACAGCAATAGCCGGTGCTATCGCGAGGATTTGCAACGCGGCAGGGCGGCGATTCCCGGCACTTTTCCGAGACGGATTTCCAACCCACGACACTACCCAGGTATCGGGAAAATGTGGTGCTGATTGCGCTGCAATGCGGAACATGAACAGCACAATACGCTGCTAAAAGCAAACTTTGAAGCATATGAAGCTGGACACCGTCGATCTGCGCATACTGCACGAGCTGCAAGCCGACGGCTCGCTCTCGAATGTGGCGCTGGCGCGGCGCGTGCACCTCTCGCCCTCGCCCTGTCTGGCGCGCGTCAAGGCGCTGGAGGCTGCTGGCGTCATCAGCCGCTATGTGGCGCTGGCCAATGCGGCGGCGCTGGGCCTGGGGCTCAACGTCTTCATCAGCATCAGCCTCAAGGCCCAGAACAAAGAGGCGCTGGCCGATTTCGAGCGCCGCATTGCCGAGCAGGACGAAGTCATGGAGTGCTACCTGATGACCGGCGACAGCGACTACCTGATCCGCGTCGCGGTGGCCGACATGGCGGCACTCGAGCGCTTCATCCTGGAGCAGCTCTCGCCAATTCCGGGCATCGAGAAGATCCGCTCCAGCTTTGCGCTCAAGCAGGTTCGCTACAAGACCGCCCTGCCACTGCCTGCGCTTTCGGCGCGCTCTTGAGCGCTTTCGCATGCGCCAGGTCCAGCGCCTGGCCAATGTCGTCCAGCAGGTCTGCCACATCCTCCAGCCCCACCGACATGCGCACCAGGCCTTCAGAAATGCCGTGCGCGGCGCGCTCTTCGGGGGTGTAGACCGAATGCGTCATGCTGGCCGGGTGCTGGGCCAGGGTCTCGGCGTCGCCCAGGCTCACGGCGCGGGTGACGAGTTGCAGCGCGTCCATGAAGCACACGCCGGCCTCCAGGCCGCCTTGCAGTTCAAAGGCAATCATGCCGCCCATCTGGCGCATCTGCTGCCTGGCCAGAGCATGCTGCGGGAAGCTGGGAAGGCCCGGGTAATGCACCACGGCGGTGGCAGGGTGGGCGGCAATGAAGTTGGCCACCGTCTGCGCGCTCTGGCAGTGGCGATCCATGCGCAGCGCCAGGGTCTTGAGGCCACGCATCACGAGGTGGGCGTCTTGCGCCGACATCACGGCGCCGGTCATGTCTTTGAGGCCATACAGGCGCACGCGCTGGGCCAGCTCGGCGTCGGCAAAGATGGCGGCGCCGGCCGTCAGGTCGCCGTGGCCACCCAGGTATTTGGTCATGGAGTGCACGCTCACATCGGCGCCCAGCAGCAGGGGCTGCTGCAGGTAAGGCGTGCAGTAGGTGTTGTCCACCACCACCTTCGCGCCACGTGCGTGGGCCAGGGCCGACACCGCTGCAATGTCCACCAGGCGCATGTTGGGGTTGGCCGGCGACTCCAGGTAGACCACGCGAGTCTTGTCGGACAAGGCCGCCGCCACATGGGCCGGGTCGGTCATGTCCACATGGCGCACGCTGACGCCAAAGCGGGCGAGGCCGTGGTTCAGGAATGCGAAGGTGCAGCCATACAAGGTCATGTCGGCCAGCACCTCGTCGCCCGGCTCCAGCATGGACCACAGCGTGGCCGTGATGGCACCCATGCCCGAGCCAAACACCACCGCGCCCACGCCCTGCTCCAGGCTGGCCAGCCGGCCTTCGAGCAGCGCCAGCGTGGGGTTGGCAATGCGGGTATAGAAGTAGCCGTTTTCCTCGCCGGTAAAGCAGCGCCCGCCGTAGCCCACATCGGGAAAGGCAAAGGTGGCCGAGGTGTAGATCGGCGGCACCAAGGCTCCCTGGTGGTCGGCCGGGTTGTAGCCAAAGTGAATGGCGCGGGTGCTGAAGCCGCCGGTGGGTGTGTCTGCCTTGCCCATGATGTTGTCTCCTGAGTATCGTGTGTGGTAATTGAATTCTTTCCCAAATCACCGGGCAAAAATTCGCTATCTAGCCCACATAAAGAAGCTATATTGGAAATATTCACCGATTTTTTTATCCATAGAGGCAATTTATGCTTAACACCGCCGCAGCCCTGGACGCCGTCGACCGCAGCCTGCTCGACGCGCTGCAAAAAGACGGCCGCGCCACCGTCGGCGAGCTGGCCGAGCGGGTCTCTCTTTCCACCTCGCCCTGCTGGCGGCGGGTGCGGCAACTGGAGGAATCGGGCGTCATCAGCGGCTACCACGCGCACCTGGATCGGCACCGCGTGGGCTATGGCGTGTTGGGCTTTGTGCAGTTGGGCTTGCACAACCACACAGCGGACACCACGGCGGCCTTTGAGCGCGAGGTGCTGGCGCTGCCGCAGGTCCTGTCGTGCCACAACCTCTCGGGCCGCTACGACTACCAGATCGAGCTGGTAGCGCCCGACCTGGAAACGTTCGCGGAGTATTTGCGCACCCGCATCCGCAATCTCCCTGGGGTGCGCGAGATATCCACCAGCTTTTCGCTCAAGGAAGTCAAGCGCACCGTGGCGCTGCCGGTGGATCTGGCCTGACCCGCAGGTCGGCCAGCCTGTTCAGCAGGCCCTAAAACGAGGTCGGCTTGGCGCTGAGACTCTCCATCCAGCTCACACAGGCGGCCAGCTCAGATGGGCGGATTTCGTGGGCGCTGGGAAACTCGCGGTACGTGAGCGTCAGCGGCAGCGTGGCCACATGGTGCGCGATGGACTGCGCGTGCGCGATGGGAATCACATCGTCGTGCGTACCGTGGCTCACCCACAGTGCGTGCCCGCTCAGTGCATCGGGCGGAGCTGCTGCAGCCAGCGCCTGCTCCATCAGCCGCCCATGCCAGACGATGGCCGCACGCATCAGTTCGGGCTGCGTCAGCAGCAGCGACAAGGCCATGCACGCCCCCTGACTGAAACCGGCCACCAGTACGCGTTCGGGCGGTATGTCCAGTTGCTCCGAAGCACTCGCCACGACCTGCGCCAGCAGCGCGCGGCTCGCCGCCTCCTGGGTCTCGTCGATGCGGCGCCCACCGCCCGGTTCGATCGAATAATCAAACCACGCAAACGCTCCCGGCGCCATGCGGTAGGGCGCGCGCAGGCTGAGCACGTAGTAACGATCAGGGATCTGCGCGCTCAGGGCAAACAGGTCCTGCTCGTTGCTGCCGACTCCGTGCAGCAGCACCAGCAGCCACGGTCGCGGCGCGTTGGAAGTGGCAGGACGCTTCAAAAAAGTGAGCGGTAAGTCCAGCATGGATAAGCGCCAGAGGCGATTTTTATTAAAAAAATAGGCCGTTTGCGGCTTCAGGCAGCAACGTGCAAAGCAAAGGCGTCCATCGCCAGGATGCCGTACATCACCTCGCGGCTCAAGTAGGTGGCGCGTGCATCCGGCCCTGCCGCGCCCAGCGCAAAAAACAGCGGCAAGAAATGGTCTTCGCTCGGGTGCGCCCGCAGTGCATGCGGCGCCTGGCGGCGGTAGTCGAGCAGCGCCTGCCGGTCGCCCCGCTCCAGCGCCGCCTCGATCCAGCGCGCAAACTCCAGTACATACGGCGCGGCCCCACGCTCACCGCCAAAAAACTCCGACAGGTTGTGCGTCATGCTGCCCGAACCCACCACCAGCACGCCCTCGCTGCACAAGCCTTGCAGGGCGGCCCCCAGCGCGTAAACCTCGGTCGGCCCGGCGGTCTGTGGCAACGCCAGTTGCACCACGGGCAGGTCGGCCTCTGGAAACAAATGCATCAACGGCACCCAGGCGCCATGGTCCAAGGGACGCTCCGTGTCGCCATGCGCCGCGATTTCAGCCTGGTGCAACAAATCAAGCACCTGCTCGGCCAATGCAGGAGCGCCGGGCGCCGGGTACTGCAATGCATACAGCTCGGGCGGGAAGCCCCGAAAGTCGTGCCAGGTTTCCGGCCACTCGGTCAGAGTCACACGGGCCTCGGGCGCCATCCAGTGGGGCGACAGAATCAACACGCCACGCAGTTCCGGAAACTGCGCACGCAGCGCGGCACCCCAGCGCGCAAGTGCCGGCCCCGTCTCCCCGGCTTCGATGGCAAACAGCGGAGCACCGTGCGACACGTACAGCACCGGCACAAGGGCCTGCGGCGGGGTGGTGTGCTGAGCAGAAGGCGGCATGGACAAATCGCGTTGGGGCAAGGCTCTCACTTTAGACCCTTGGCTGCGCGCCGCAAGCCCCCACCACCCGGCAAGGGCCTTTGGCACGGATGCGCGACGAGACCGGGACGGGCGCTGCGCTCATTCCATTTCCAAATCATTGGTGACGCGAAGGCAAGCTGCAGACATGGCTGTAGCACGCCAAGGCGAAGTCGACTATGTCACTGATGATTTGGAAATGGAATCAGTCCCGCACCGGGCCGCGCAGCGCCTTGGTGTCGCTGCGCTGGCTCTTGCCCTCCAGACGGCGCATCTTCGAACCGTAGCTGGGGCGCGTGGCGCGGCGGGCCTTGGGCGGCACGGCCATGCTGTTGACCAGGGCGTTGAGGCGCTCCAGCGCATCGGCGCGGTTTTGTAGCTGGGTGCGAAACTGCTGCGCCTTGATCACCACCACGCCCTGGTCGGAAATGCGCGCATCGCGCCGCGACAGCAGGCGCTCGCGCACATCTTCGGGCAGGGACGAAGCATGAATGTCAAAGCGCAGATGCACCGCGCTCGACACCTTGTTGACGTTTTGCCCGCCCGAGCCTTGCGCGCGGATGGCGTTGAACTCCACCTCACGCTCATCCACCTGCAGTTTCGGTGCTTTCATGGACTCAGTCGCCCAGCGCGGCGAGCAGCGCCGCGTTGAAGTCCCGCGCCTGCTCGAACTGCACCCAATGGCCAGCTTCTTCGATCAGCGTCATGCCGCGAAAATCCGGTGCTGCGGCCGCATAGGCGGTTGCGAGCGGCTCCATGTAATCGAGGTAAACCGCGTCATATCGCCCGTAAATGGCGTGCACCGGGCACGGGATGCGCGGCAGCGAGCGCGCCAGAATGTCGGTGCCTGCGAGGCGGCGGCCCGGCATGCGGTCCTGGTGCATGTTGGCCACATGCAGGTCCAGGGCCAGGCCCTCGATCTGCTGCGGGTCGTACAGCATCAGCGCGGCGAGGTTGTGGCGGTGCACGGCCCGTTGCGCTTCAGGGTCTTCCAGATGGCGCCAGGCCTTCAGCTCGAACTGGCGCTGGGGCACCACGCCCATGGCGGGCGCCCCCACCAGCACCAGGCGCTGCGCCAGCGCCGGGTGCGCCGCCAGCAGCAGCCCGGCGGTGAGCCCCCCGAACGAAAAGCCCACCAGATCCACCGGCTGCTCACCCAGCAAGGCCTGCAGACCCGCGCGCAGCGGCTCGACCAGCGCATCGGCATCGGTGCCCAAAGGGGGCGGCGCAGAGGCGCCAAAGCCGGGCAGATCCGGCAGCCACAGTTCACGCCCTGCAGCCACCAAGGCGTCGATGTTGCGCACCCAATGCGTCCAGCTGCCGCTGCCGCCATGCAACATCACCAGGGGCGCCACGCCGGGCTGCGCCGTGCCCCAGACATGCCAGACCAGCTCACCCGAGCCACAGGGCGTGGTGCGCTGCCGGGCGCGGTCGATCAGTGGCTGCACCGCACCGGGCATTGCGGTCGGCGCCGGCGTGGACGCGCTCACAGGCGCGCCAGCCCTTCTATGGCCAGCACGTAGCCCTGCACACCAAAGCCGCAGACCACGGCGCGCGCAACGCTGGAGATTGTTGAATGGTGGCGAAATGCTTCGCGCGCAAACACGTTGCTGATGTGCAGCTCGATCAGCGGCACGCCCGTGCCCTTGATGGCGTCGTGCAATGCAATGCTGGTGTGGGTGTAGGCACCTGCGTTGAGCACCACGCCGGCCAGTTCGCCCTGCTGGTGCAGGCGTCCGGCTTCGTGCAACCAATCGAGCAACGCACCCTCGTGGTTGCTCTGGTGAAAGCGCAGCGCAAAGCCCGCCTTGGCGCAGGCGGCTGCGCACAGGGCTTCTACGTCTGCAAGGGTGTGGTGCCCATAAACCGCCGGCTCACGCGTGCCGAGCAGGTTGAGGTTGGGGCCGTTGAGAACGAAAAGAGTGGACACAAATGCGCTTTCAGGCTGGGTGCGGGCGGCTGTGCATTCTGCAAGCCGGCGCGCAAGCGGGTGAAGCGCAAATTATGCGACGCTCGGACCGGCACGGCGAAGCCGCACCTCGGCATCGCCTGCCACCTCCGCTCAATCCCGATCGCGCCGATGACCGTGGCGATGGGGGCGATGCCCACGGCGGTCGTCCCGATCGCGGTAATAACGGCCGCCATAGTACGGAGGCGGCGAATACACCACGGGCGGGGCGTAATACACCGGCCGCGGCGGCGCGTAGTAGACCGGTGGCGGAGCGTAATACACAGGTGCCGGGGCCCGGTACACATAGCCTGGGTAGTAGTTGTTGCTTGCTCCCACCACCACACCCGGAACGCCCACGCCTATGGACCAGCTCACGTTGTCGCGCGCCTGCGCCACACCGGCCGAGGCCGCCAGCGCAACTCCGAAGCCCACCACGGCCAGCTTGCTGAAAACGGTCTTGAACATATGCATCTCCTGGTTAAACAGATTGGCTGCAATTGCCAGCCCTCAGACGCCTTAACGCGCCACATGCCTGAA encodes:
- the mdeB gene encoding alpha-ketoglutarate dehydrogenase, whose amino-acid sequence is MNALTPHAMLQAPDALDADPEETAEWRDAFLALVATQGPERARHMLQELARLARSERVGWQPGLNTPYVNTVGVEQQGVFPGDLAIEERLGSIIRWNALAMVVRANQAYGELGGHIASYASAADLFESGFNHFFRAREGLGAGQHRGDLVFFQPHSAPGVYARAFLEGGLSEQDLMYYRQELSAPAAGAHGLSSYPHPWLMPDFWQFPTGSMGIGPISSIYHARFMRYLTHRNLLDCAGRKVWGVFGDGEMDEPESTSALTLASREGLDNLVWVVNCNLQRLDGPVRGNGRIIDELERLFAGAGWNVIKLVWGSDWDGLFARDLTGALARALEGTVDGQMQTFAAKDGRFNRDNFFGQNPELAALAQGMTDEQIDRLKRGGHDLVKIHAAYAAASAHKGQPTVILAHTKKGYGMGTAGQGKMTTHSQKKLDGADLIEFRNRFNLPLTDEQATGLAFYRPQEDSAEMQYLRRHRQQLGGYLPRRETACEALPVPPITSYAQFALQADGKEMSTTMAFVRMLTGLLKDATLGPRIVPIVADEARTFGMANLFKQIGIYSSVGQRYAPEDIGSVLAYREALDGQILEEGISEAGAIASWTAAATSYSVHGLAMLPFYIYYSMFGFQRVGDAIWAAADQRARGFLLGATSGRTTLGGEGLQHQDGTSHLVAATIPNCKAYDPAYAGEMAVIVDAGMREMVTEQRDVFYYVTLMNENYAQPDLPEGAAEGVLRGCYIFDSWRRLSDKRERPISSKNVTLLGSGAILTEVVKAAELLTAEGLEVTVLSVTSWSELARDGQACEQRALAGEAAPGVPWVTQQLAETRGPVIAATDYVRAVPESVRAFIPPGRRYLTLGTDGFGRSDTRAALREFFGVDAQSVAKAARFALQNGGA
- a CDS encoding Lrp/AsnC family transcriptional regulator, translating into MKLDTVDLRILHELQADGSLSNVALARRVHLSPSPCLARVKALEAAGVISRYVALANAAALGLGLNVFISISLKAQNKEALADFERRIAEQDEVMECYLMTGDSDYLIRVAVADMAALERFILEQLSPIPGIEKIRSSFALKQVRYKTALPLPALSARS
- a CDS encoding methionine gamma-lyase; the protein is MGKADTPTGGFSTRAIHFGYNPADHQGALVPPIYTSATFAFPDVGYGGRCFTGEENGYFYTRIANPTLALLEGRLASLEQGVGAVVFGSGMGAITATLWSMLEPGDEVLADMTLYGCTFAFLNHGLARFGVSVRHVDMTDPAHVAAALSDKTRVVYLESPANPNMRLVDIAAVSALAHARGAKVVVDNTYCTPYLQQPLLLGADVSVHSMTKYLGGHGDLTAGAAIFADAELAQRVRLYGLKDMTGAVMSAQDAHLVMRGLKTLALRMDRHCQSAQTVANFIAAHPATAVVHYPGLPSFPQHALARQQMRQMGGMIAFELQGGLEAGVCFMDALQLVTRAVSLGDAETLAQHPASMTHSVYTPEERAAHGISEGLVRMSVGLEDVADLLDDIGQALDLAHAKALKSAPKAQAVAGRSCSEPA
- a CDS encoding Lrp/AsnC family transcriptional regulator — protein: MLNTAAALDAVDRSLLDALQKDGRATVGELAERVSLSTSPCWRRVRQLEESGVISGYHAHLDRHRVGYGVLGFVQLGLHNHTADTTAAFEREVLALPQVLSCHNLSGRYDYQIELVAPDLETFAEYLRTRIRNLPGVREISTSFSLKEVKRTVALPVDLA
- a CDS encoding alpha/beta hydrolase, with translation MLDLPLTFLKRPATSNAPRPWLLVLLHGVGSNEQDLFALSAQIPDRYYVLSLRAPYRMAPGAFAWFDYSIEPGGGRRIDETQEAASRALLAQVVASASEQLDIPPERVLVAGFSQGACMALSLLLTQPELMRAAIVWHGRLMEQALAAAAPPDALSGHALWVSHGTHDDVIPIAHAQSIAHHVATLPLTLTYREFPSAHEIRPSELAACVSWMESLSAKPTSF
- a CDS encoding dioxygenase, whose product is MPPSAQHTTPPQALVPVLYVSHGAPLFAIEAGETGPALARWGAALRAQFPELRGVLILSPHWMAPEARVTLTEWPETWHDFRGFPPELYALQYPAPGAPALAEQVLDLLHQAEIAAHGDTERPLDHGAWVPLMHLFPEADLPVVQLALPQTAGPTEVYALGAALQGLCSEGVLVVGSGSMTHNLSEFFGGERGAAPYVLEFARWIEAALERGDRQALLDYRRQAPHALRAHPSEDHFLPLFFALGAAGPDARATYLSREVMYGILAMDAFALHVAA
- the arfB gene encoding alternative ribosome rescue aminoacyl-tRNA hydrolase ArfB → MKAPKLQVDEREVEFNAIRAQGSGGQNVNKVSSAVHLRFDIHASSLPEDVRERLLSRRDARISDQGVVVIKAQQFRTQLQNRADALERLNALVNSMAVPPKARRATRPSYGSKMRRLEGKSQRSDTKALRGPVRD
- a CDS encoding alpha/beta fold hydrolase, which encodes MPGAVQPLIDRARQRTTPCGSGELVWHVWGTAQPGVAPLVMLHGGSGSWTHWVRNIDALVAAGRELWLPDLPGFGASAPPPLGTDADALVEPLRAGLQALLGEQPVDLVGFSFGGLTAGLLLAAHPALAQRLVLVGAPAMGVVPQRQFELKAWRHLEDPEAQRAVHRHNLAALMLYDPQQIEGLALDLHVANMHQDRMPGRRLAGTDILARSLPRIPCPVHAIYGRYDAVYLDYMEPLATAYAAAAPDFRGMTLIEEAGHWVQFEQARDFNAALLAALGD
- the aroQ gene encoding type II 3-dehydroquinate dehydratase, with amino-acid sequence MSTLFVLNGPNLNLLGTREPAVYGHHTLADVEALCAAACAKAGFALRFHQSNHEGALLDWLHEAGRLHQQGELAGVVLNAGAYTHTSIALHDAIKGTGVPLIELHISNVFAREAFRHHSTISSVARAVVCGFGVQGYVLAIEGLARL